CTCCAGCCCTTCGCTATAGTCAGCCAGCTCTCTGTGCAGGTCCGTGACCAATCCCTCAATCTGCGCAAGCTGCTCCGTATAGCCCGCCAACGCTTCGTCATAGCTGTCGATTCCCTTCAGCTCCCGCAGCGCTCTGCCTGTAAATTCGGAGATACTTTCCTGTTCCGTACTGCCAAGAAGCCCGCACACAAGGCAGACGCCTTCCGCGATCTTCCTCGCATTTGCCATCTTCCGGTAATCCGCTTCCAATGCTTCATCTTCACCGACTGCCAGACGCGCCTCTTCGATCTCCTTCAGTTCAAACTCAATCAGAGAACACTCTTTTTCCCGCGCATGGGCGTCACTGTCCGACGCTTCCCATTCTCTTACAAGTTCCCGGTATCTTTTATATTCTCCCGCGATTTTTTCTTTTATACTTGCTAATTTTTGACCGCAAAATTCATCGAGGATTTCAAACTGCTTTTTTTTACCGGTCAGAGACTGGTGCTCATGCTGACCATACACATCAATCAATACTTCTGCCAGCTCTTTCATCTGTCTGGCCGTCATCGTCTGCCCTCCGGCCCGGCAGACACTTTTGCCGGCCGTGACCTTTCTGGAGATCACGAGCGTATCCTCCTCCGTGTCCAGATCAAGTTCTCTGCATTTATTTCTCTGTACTTCATTATCCAGCGTAAATACAAGTTCCACAAGCGCATAATCTTTTCCGGTACGAATCATCTCTTTATCCGCTTTGGCGCCAAGTGCCAGGTTGATCGAACCGATGATAATAGATTTTCCCGCGCCGGTTTCACCGGTGAGTATATTCAGTCCTTTCGCAAAGTCCACTTCTGTCTCCTCGATCAATGCGAAATTTTTAATATGCAAGCTATTTAACATTGTTTACGATTTCCTCAATCTTCCTCATAACCGTTTCCGTGTCTTCTCTCGTCCTCACCGCCATCATAATCGTATCGTCACCCGCGATCGTACCTGCGATCTCGTTTAACTGCATGGCGTCAAGCGCAGCAGCCACTGCCATCGCCATACCTGACACGGTCTTGACAACGAGCAGATTTTCCGCCATTCCCATGGAAGCAAACCCTTCCTTCAGCACCCGGCTGTACTTGTCTCCGAGATAAGGCTGCTCCCGGTGAAAAGCCACATATTTCTGTCTGCCGCCACCGATCGACACTTTGGACAGCTTCAGCTCACGGATGTCTCTGGAGACAGTTGCCTGCGTGACATCAAAGCCCGCCTCCCCCAGACGCAGAGCCAGTTCCTCCTGCGTCCCAATGTCATATTCCGCAATCAGGCGAAGTATCTCACTTTGTCTTTTTTCTTTCATCTCACTTCTCACTCATCTTTTTATGTAATGTCTCTACAAAGCTGCGCTTGCTGAGCTTCACTATATCCGTCATCTTCTCCGACTCTGTGATCACGATCCGGTCTCCCGCCTCCAGCGGCGCCATATGGCTGCCGTCAAAATTGACTTCCGCCTGAAAGGCTTCACTTCCCTTACCGTTGACCATCTCCACAACAACCTCGTCTTCCGCTGACAGCACAATGCTCCTCGTGTTTAACGTATGCGGGCAGATCGGTGTGATTACCATCAGTCTCGCTTTGGGCTCCACGATCGGACCGCCGGCAGACAGATTGTATCCGGTGGAACCGGTCGGTGTGGAGATGATAATGCCGTCCGCATTGTATTCATTCAAAAATTGTCCGTTTACATAAATATGAAAATGAATGATGCGCAGTGATCCGGTTCTCGTGATTACAATATCGTTAAGCGCATAGGAACGTTCCAGACAGACGCCGCTGCGGCAATGCCAGCCGTCCAGCATCATCCGGCTTTCGGTCTCATACTGATCGCGCATCAGAAGTGTCAGCGCATGAGTGACCGCATTTTTTTCCACTTCCGCCAGAAATCCCAGCGTTCCCAGATTGATACCGAGAAGCGGTACATTCAAGTCAACCGTATCCCTGGCCGCCTCAATCAGCGTCCCGTCGCCACCAAGCACAAGAATGCACTGCGTATCACCCGGAATCCGGGAGACATCCGTATAGGTCCGCCTGCCTGGACCGGCCTCCCTTTCAAGCTGCATTTCGACCTGCACATTACAGGTGCAGCCTTCCCGAATCAGAAAATTCTCGATCTGCCTCGTCGTTTCCAGACCGGGATCTTTCAGGGGATTTGTTATCATAAAAAAATGTTTCATCTCTTCCTCCGCGGCATCGCACCAGACATCCCGCATCTCATCTCACATCCGCACTTATCAGTCCAACGCTTCATGTGCTGCGGAAACGATCTGTGCGATCTGTATCCTGTCAGATTCCGGTACGTTTTTCTCCACTTTCTTCTTCAGAAAGGTCAGGTATTCGATATTCCCTTCCGGACCTTTGACCGGCGAAAACGTGAGACCAGCCACAGAAAACCCCGTCTCTGTGGCAAACCAGAGTACTTTTTCAATCACTTCCCGGTGTACTGCCGGATCTTTGACGACTCCCTTTTTTCCAACCTTTTCTCTTCCGGCCTCAAACTGGGGCTTGATCAGACAGACCATCTCCCCGTCCGTTTTAAGCAGTTCCCTTGCCGGAGGCAATATTTTAGACAATGAGATAAAAGACACATCCGCCGACGCAAAGTCGAGATCATCTGCGATGTCTTCTCTCACCATATAGCGGAAATTCGTCTTCTCCATACAGACAACCCGTTCGTCTGTCCGCAGCTTCCAGTCAAGCTGCCCATGCCCCACATCCACACTGTAAACTTTTCTCGCTCCGTTTTGCAGCATACAATCCGTAAATCCGCCTGTCGAAGCGCCGATGTCCATGCAGATCTTATCACGCAGAGCAAGTCCGAACGTTTCCACCGCCTTTTCCAGCTTCAGTCCTCCCCGGCTCACGTACTTCAGCGTACTGCCCCGCACTTCAATCTTCACTGCCTCTTCCGCAAACATGGCTCCGGCCTTGTCCTCACGCTGACCGTCCACAAACACACTGCCAGACATAATGACCGCTTTCGCCTTTTCTCTTGACTGCGCCAGGCCCTGTCTCACAAGCAATATGTCCAGACGCTCTTTCTTATTTTTACCATTCATTACAATTCGCTCTCAACTTCTCGCCGCTTCCGCCTCTGCCGATACATAGGCCGTCACCACCCGTTTGGTCACACAGTCCGCGTCGATGCCAAGCTCCTGATACAAAAGATTGACATTGCCGTGTTCCACATA
The sequence above is a segment of the Lachnospiraceae bacterium JLR.KK008 genome. Coding sequences within it:
- the recN gene encoding DNA repair protein RecN, which produces MLNSLHIKNFALIEETEVDFAKGLNILTGETGAGKSIIIGSINLALGAKADKEMIRTGKDYALVELVFTLDNEVQRNKCRELDLDTEEDTLVISRKVTAGKSVCRAGGQTMTARQMKELAEVLIDVYGQHEHQSLTGKKKQFEILDEFCGQKLASIKEKIAGEYKRYRELVREWEASDSDAHAREKECSLIEFELKEIEEARLAVGEDEALEADYRKMANARKIAEGVCLVCGLLGSTEQESISEFTGRALRELKGIDSYDEALAGYTEQLAQIEGLVTDLHRELADYSEGLEFEPEVFDQTQRRLDLVNHLKSRYGGTIEEILDYQKEQEERLQKLNHYDAWLEKLQDEMETVRAGLLTLCEKASRIRRKQAKELAQQMTEALHDLNFMEVEFQIRVTSDEEKISAQGYDETEFLLSTNPGEPVKPLGSIASGGELSRIMLGLKTVMAEKDSVNTLIFDEIDAGISGKTAWQVSKKLAVLGQEHQVICITHLPQIAAMADIHFKIEKKQEENHTRTDIFTLDETDSTKELARLLGSDSLTEAAISNAREMKELAAHTKQY
- a CDS encoding NAD(+)/NADH kinase codes for the protein MITNPLKDPGLETTRQIENFLIREGCTCNVQVEMQLEREAGPGRRTYTDVSRIPGDTQCILVLGGDGTLIEAARDTVDLNVPLLGINLGTLGFLAEVEKNAVTHALTLLMRDQYETESRMMLDGWHCRSGVCLERSYALNDIVITRTGSLRIIHFHIYVNGQFLNEYNADGIIISTPTGSTGYNLSAGGPIVEPKARLMVITPICPHTLNTRSIVLSAEDEVVVEMVNGKGSEAFQAEVNFDGSHMAPLEAGDRIVITESEKMTDIVKLSKRSFVETLHKKMSEK
- a CDS encoding TlyA family RNA methyltransferase, which encodes MNGKNKKERLDILLVRQGLAQSREKAKAVIMSGSVFVDGQREDKAGAMFAEEAVKIEVRGSTLKYVSRGGLKLEKAVETFGLALRDKICMDIGASTGGFTDCMLQNGARKVYSVDVGHGQLDWKLRTDERVVCMEKTNFRYMVREDIADDLDFASADVSFISLSKILPPARELLKTDGEMVCLIKPQFEAGREKVGKKGVVKDPAVHREVIEKVLWFATETGFSVAGLTFSPVKGPEGNIEYLTFLKKKVEKNVPESDRIQIAQIVSAAHEALD
- a CDS encoding arginine repressor (regulates arginine biosynthesis when complexed with arginine by binding at site that overlap the promotors of the arginine biosynthesis genes), with the protein product MKEKRQSEILRLIAEYDIGTQEELALRLGEAGFDVTQATVSRDIRELKLSKVSIGGGRQKYVAFHREQPYLGDKYSRVLKEGFASMGMAENLLVVKTVSGMAMAVAAALDAMQLNEIAGTIAGDDTIMMAVRTREDTETVMRKIEEIVNNVK